The DNA region GTTTATTGTATTAATATGTTTACTTTTCAGTGCAGTAATTGTATTAACATATAGCATCTATGGACTACCTTTGCAAAATAAAATATTTCTTTGTTATTTAAGTAAGAAGTAGATTATACACAGAAAAAATTATGTGTTATTAAGTCAATAGCACATAATAACTTCTATTTTAAATATTTAAATATATCCTCTAATTTTTCAAAATCAAGTATTCCATCAACTATAATTTCTAATGCTGTAGTGTCAGAATTCTCTATCTTGTTTTTTATATCATCAGGTAGAATTCCAAATTTTTTAGTTAATAGTTTAATCGAGGTCCTTATTAGTTCTTCTTTTCTACCTTCTTCAATACCTTGTTTTCTACCTTCTTCAATACCTTCTTGTTTTAATAATTTACCAAGCTCAGTCATGCGGAACACCTCCTTAATTTTATTCATATTTTCTTTGCTTACAAATTTCTCAGCAAAGGCATAGAGCAGGGCAAGGGAATTGCTTTCAGCTTCTTTATCCTTAATAGATTTTGAAAGTGTTATAGCATCCACTATCCTGTCAGTTTTATTTTTAGTGCTGCTCATTATAGGTAAAAATACAAGAGTTAATATATCCTGTTTAGTTAAAATTTCATTGTTATAAATTTTATTACGTAAATAATCTAATTTTTTATCTCCATCGATAGAATTCATATAAAAGGCTTTTACTGAATATTTTATGGAGCCAATATTGATACTTGTGACAGCCTTTTTTATATCAGAGGAATAAACTACAATTGTATTAACATTTTTATTCTCTTTATAGTGTAACGCAGCATCATAAGCGAGAAATCTTGACAAATCATCTTTTTTATCAGTAGTTTGGAACTCAAGATGTACGAAGGAATTATCATCTAATAAAAAAGTATAATCCATAAAGGCTGTAGTAATTTGTAAATTCTTAAGCTCAGTTCTAGCGGATGATACTATTTTAGCTTTTACACCGAAAAATTTTAAAGCATCTTCTCTAAAAACATCCATTACACTTTTCATAATGGCATCTTCTGTATTTCTTATTTTTGTATCCATTGAGTAATCCACCTTTATAGCATCTTATAAATTATAGTTTTATATTAATATTTTATCATATTTTATTTAGAAATATCAGATGACTATAAAATGAGATATAAAATTTTTTAAATAATTTGTTTATTCAATTGATATAGTATTTGATACGTCTATGTTAAGATGGTTTTTTGATTCTAATGAATTATTAAAAGTATATTGATTAAACTATCATATGTTAGTATAATTAAATTATAAACTAACATATGATAGTTTGTTTATCTATAATAGAAAGGTAGTCAAAAATGGAAAGTACAAAAACTAAAATAAATACAAAGGAAAAAATATTTGAAAAGGCTATAGAACTATTTTCAAAAAAAGGTTGTAATGGTGTATCCATGAGAGAAATAGCAAAGGGGGTTGGAATTAGGGAAAGTTCAATTTATAATCACTATAAAAGTAAGGATGCAATAATAGATAATATATTTGATTATTTTGCAGGTTCTATTAAAAATTACAGACCTTCTGAATTAGAATTAAATGAAATGATGGATTTCATGTCACCAGAAGATTTATTTAAACATCTTGTAATAAGCTATGGAAGATCGTTAAATGGAAAACTTGACAGTATAGCAAGGATAATATATTCAGAACAATTTAGAAATGAAAAGGCAAAAAAATTAATGCTTGAAGTTATATTGAGGGAGCCTTCGGAATTTATAGCTAAATTAATAGATATGATGATGGAGAAAAAGCTTATTAAGAAAGTAGATAGTAAATTAGTTGCTGAAGAATATAATTACGCATTAGTTGCAATAACCTTTGAATATGCTCATGCAGTAAACAATGGAGAGAATACAGCTCCAATAATTAAGAAAATGTTCAATAATATAAATTTTATCTGTAATTATCTAAGGACTAATAAAATAAAGTAATATTTTGTTCAATGAATAGTTGCTGTAATCCTTAGACTTATAAACATATAGATAACATCGGCATATCCATAAATGTTTAACAAATCGAAAATATATAAAAAGGGGTGTGGGTAAAAATGAAAAAAATTTATTCGATATTTGGAATGATTTCACCTTTGTTTTACTTAATACATGTTATTATTGGAAGTATGTTGTGGAGTGGTTATAATAACATCACACAGCCTATAAGTGATTTAACTGCAGCAGATGCTCCAAATCGAGAAATACTAAGTATTTTTACAAATATGTATGGTATATGTGGGCTAATATTTTCAATAGGTTCATTTAATTATTTAAAAAAACTTAAGGTAAAAATTATAAATGTTTCTATGATTATTTTTATAGCAATGGTGTTAATTGGTGTTTCCTATGGATTCTTTCCTGAAGATATGGCAGGTGCTACTATGACATTTGAAGGCTTCATGCATCTTGTTATCACTGCCCTAATTGTTCCTACAGCTATTTTAACACCTTTATTTGCAGGACTTGGATTTAGAAAACTTGAGAATTTTAAAAAGTTTTCTAATTATTCTATTGCTACAAGTGTAATTATATTTGTGTCTGGCGGAATGTCTGTTATTGCTATAGCCAATAAAATTTCTATTTTTGGGGCTATAGAAAGAATAAACATAGGATCTTTACAATTATGGATATTTATATTTGCCTTAATAATGTTTACTAATCATATGGATAAGATTACTGTAAGAGATAATTTTTAATAATCTGATATAAATATTTTGTAAATAGAATTTCTGAATAAATTTTCCTGACGAAAATAAAGGCATAATAATATTAAAATATGTTATAATCTCCATATGTGTGCGAGAAATTAAATTGAGAATAATAAAAATTAAAACCATTTCTATTTATAATGAGTGGTGTTATGATTGTTGCAGAAATACTTATGATAATTTCTGCTAAGAAGATTGAAAGTAAATAGGATATAATCAGGGGGGCTATTATGACGATTTATATTGCATTACTACGGGGTATTAACGTAGGTGGAAAGAATATTATTAAGATGGCAAATCTGAGACAAGCACTTGAATCCATTGGACTTTGCGGAGTTAAAACATATATTCAAAGTGGTAATGTACTATTTAAGTCAAATGAAGAGGAAGAAGTACTGCGCAAGAAGATTGAGAATCAGATTGAGGATGTTTTTGGATTTTCAGTTAAAGTTGTTTTGAGAAGGGCTCAGGATTTAGAAATGATTATTGAAAATTGTCCATTTTCTAAGGAAGCAATATCAGAAGCAGAGGCATCATCAAAAGTTGAGAGCTTATATGTTTCTCTACTGACTCATGCTCCTTCAGAAGAAAAGATTGAATGCTTGAATGACTATAGAAATGAAAATGATGATTACATAATTAAAGGTCGAGAGGTATTTCTCTTATTCCGCAATAGTATTCGAAACTCTAAGCTTGCCAATAATCTTCACAGATTAGATGTACCCTATACTGTCCGCAATTGGAAAACAATAAATAAGCTGATGTTATTGGCAAAGGATATGGAAAAGTAGTTCAAGAAAATAATTAAAGCTATGCAGCTGCAAAATTTGGCTGAATAATTTTATTTTAAACCATTAATCTCTCATTAAAAACATATTTCAGTACATTCTAATAAACAGAATTCTTGACATCAGATGGAGTTTCATTCTATATATTTGGAAGTGCATGCTCTTATAATATCATCTCTTTTATATCGTCCTTCATAGGTCCACATATTTTTACACAACTTGTTTACAGCATTATTTCCTATCTTCAATATATCCCTTATTTCTCTAAGTGTATAGGTATCCTTGGTAAACAATTTTTCCAATTGAAGTTTAAAAGCCGCTTTTAACTTTGCATCTAATTCTGCATTAAAATGAACGCCTTCTTTAGGATCTCTATGGTGCTTTGGACATAGATAAATGTGATTATAGGGGCATTTCTCTAAAGGCTTTATCTGACTTCTAAACATTATATGATGATCTTCCACAGCATAGCTGCTTCCGCATATTGCACAAAAATGTATTTCTGAACTCATTTGATCATTCCTTACTAAAGATAAATGTATCTATTATTATAATATTTAATATTACAAAATTGTTATCATTTTTTCCAGTGGTTATTTTAATATATTAACCGCTTTTAATGATAAATTTAAAAAATCACAGATTATTTTTTCTACAATTGAGTTATTGAAAACTCTTTTTATTTCATCATTCATGATGAAATATACTTTTTCTATTTAAATCAAGTTTATCTGTAGTTAGGTGTATAGCCCCTTCTTCAATAGCTGATAAGACAGAAATGATGCACACAGGCCAGAAAATTTTTACCGTATGAAATGTAACAAATAGTAAAGGGCTTATAAAAACAAGAAATCCAGCCAACTTGTTGCCTAAGGTGTGTAAACTGATAAAGGAACGATATTTATATGCCGCAATAATCATGTTTATACAGCGAATAATCGCAGTGGCAATCACCCACGGTAAAAAGACTGCAATTTTATCCAAAGATTTAATCAGTATAAATGTTGTTATAACTCCAAACATTATTAAATCAGCAAATGAATCGAGTTTTGCACCTATTGAGCTTTGTGTATTGGTTTTACGTGCAATATATCCATCCATAATATCACTAAGCCCGCAAATTAAGTATAAAGAAATAAATAACAATTTATTTCTATAAAAACAAATCATTATAATGGAAACAATAATCCTTATTATGGAAATAATATTTGCTATGTGTTTCATAATAGTCCTCTTTTCATTATAGATAATAGATTATTTTAAAACATTAAATATTGTTTTAAAAATAATTATATAATTGAACAAGTGAAATTTAAGAAATTTTGAATTAATTCTAAGATAAATTGTATTAAATATTAAGGATTTTAGCAAATGATGAAGTGTGGAAAAATACTCATAGAAGGTTAGGTTTCTTGATTAAAATCTGGCAAGCTTGTCCTTACCAGACTTATTTGCTTACTTAATAATTACCCATATATCCTGTTTGATTCTTGAAAATACTTCATAAGGTAAATAGAAATATCCTTTATCTCCCCAATTTTCACCCCAGGAATTTCTCACAATGAAATATCCATTTGATTTTCCTATTAGTTTGTTAATTAAAGTTTTAAACTTATTTTTTACATTATCCCTGTAACCTACAATCAATACAGAATGACCACCTAGTATCTGTTCAGTTTTTTTATTTGGCATTCTTACAAGACCATCACTTCCAACATCTTCAAAGTTTTCATAGACAATCATACCTAATAAAACTGCTTGCCCTTGTGATAAAGCTTGTCTTATTTCTGTTTCTGATAGTACTCTGTAATAACTTGAAATTCTATATTGTAAGGCATTTTTATATGACTCCTCACTTGGTGCAGCACTTAAATTTTCTTCATTATAAGGCAAATAACTTTCTTCACTTATACCGTACTTATTAAGAGCCTTGCAAATTGTACGCATCTGAGCACCATTATCATCAGGAAAAGTACCTTCAATTATTCTCTCTACGTTGTAGAGAAACTGCCTTGATAATTTAATTGAATCTTTCTGAAGCATATATTCTCTATCACCTGCTCCAGCATTTGCAGTACAGCTTCCTTCTTGACCCTGATCAAATAACGGTGGCATTTTTTCACGTAAATCAATGCTCAAAGGTAATTCTATATTATTAAATAAATTTTTGAATAAATAATCTCTATTATCTTGTGAATCTTTCTTTAAAACATATCTTCTTTTAGTTTTTAAATTTTTGGTTAAATTAAACTTCGTATCAGATATTCCTGGTGAACATGGATCAATAATTATTCCCAGCCCTATTAATATTGAAAGTGCCATATTCACTACAGTATCAAAATTATCAGGTATTTGAATATTGGTGAATGTTTTTATTACCAATACTATAAATGCTATTATACATAAAATAAATGTCTTATTTCTCAGCCTTGATTTTATATCCATTCATATTCCTTCTCCTTATTTTATAAAAAAGTATCTTTTGTACATACTTAAACTTGCAAATACTATTTAGAAAGTCAGGCTCTATAGTCACAGTAGTATATGCTATATTAATAGGGTAGGTGTCAATGGATATATCTGTAAATTTATATAAGCCCTTTGAAGGAATTAAATTTTAATAAGTATCAAGGTATGAATATATCATCACAAATCTTTACTTTAAAATGATATAATGTATAATTATAAATAAATATAAATAATTATGCAAAATATAAATTTCTAAGGAGGCATTGAAAAGTCATATATAATATACTGGTAGATGGGCAATATGAATTAATTGGTTTGAAAATTCATGAATATTTATTAAAGTATTCAGATTTTAAATTGTTGGATATAGATTATGAAATCAGAATAGATATTAGAACTATTGTCTATTTTAAATATTTGAAAAAAATTTAAATTTCACATGGGGGACAAAATGAGAGAAATAGAAGAATTATCAATGAATGCATGGCCATCTATTCAAAATCTATTTATTGATGGATGGATAATTAGATTTGCAAATGGATATACGAAGAGAGCCAATTCTGTTAATCCATTATATTATTCATCAAAGGATATTAATATAAAAATTAATTTATGTGAACAAATTTTTGAGAAAAAAAATTTAAAGACTGTGTTTAAAATGACTTCAAAGGCTTTTCCAATAAATTTGGATAATATTTTAGAAGATAGAGGGTATAAATCTATTGACCATACAAGTGTACAATTATTGAATTTATCAGATATTGATGAACCTGAATTTACTAAGATAAAGGTATATACCCAGGTTAATGAAGAATGGTTAAATAATTATTGTAAATTAAATTCTGTAAATATTAATGATAAAATTACATTAAAAAAAATACTTCAAAATATTAATAATGAAAGTTGTTTTGTTTCATTATCATTAAGCGGCGAAATTATAGCTTGTGGATTGGGTGTATTAGAAAATAATTATATAGGATTGTTTGATATAGTTGTTGATAAAAGTTACAGAAATCATGGATATGGTGAATAATTAATTAAGAACATAATAAAATTTGGTAAAAATAGAGGAATAGAAAAAGCTTATTTGCAAGTTATGTTAAATAATTTACCTGCACTAAAATTGTATTCAAAACTTGGATTTAAAGAATTGTATCAATATTGGTATAGAGTTAAAGAGTAATTATAAATATTATGCTGGGTATTAAATAAGAAACAGGTTTACTGTAAAATATAGGTTTTTTATAAGAGGTGAATAAAAATAGATTCACGAATGATCAGTTTAAAAATATACTGACAAGAAATGTTGTAAGATTTCATTAATAATTTAACTATTTTTCTTTAATTTTTCTTAGGTATTATAGAATTAAAGAAAGGATGTGCTTATATGTGGTGGAAAAAGCTGAAAAAGAAAAAACTTCAATGTTTTCTAATAGGAATCTTATTATTTCTATCTTCCTTAATATTTACAAGTAGTTTGTCAATGCTAACCTCTATTCAAGGGTATGTTAATGAATTTTACTCCAACGATAAATTTTACGATTTAATTTGTTATAATGCTAATGAAAGTTCTACAAAGGATGTACTGCAATGGGGTAAAAGCAATTCAGCTATTGAGGATGTTAAAGCTATTGAGGCTTTCACCTCTGGCAACGACCTTTATCACAAGGGTAAAAATTTAAAGCTTTCAATGTATGACATCATGCCTATAGAAGATATCAAAAATCTTCCCTTTGGCTTAAATAAAGGTGACTCATCAAATAACACCATTTGTCCAAAAGAAGGTGAAGTGTGGATTACAAAGCTTCTAGCAGATAATTATAATATTGCCATTGGAGATAGCTTAACCTTTAAAACAAAGACTAAGGACGTCACTTTAAAGGTTACTTCCCTAATTAATGACTCTCTTCAACCCTCTCCTATGATTGGTATAATTATTTTATATATCAATAAGAACAGTGCTCAGGATTTTTCTTCCTTTAGGAAAGCAACATTTATTTTTATAGATAATAAAAAGGGGACTAATGTTGCTAATGTAGAAAAAGACTTAACCTCGGCTGTAAAGGTTGGTGGATTCGTAGCGGATAAAGATTTATTAATCTTAGGTTCGACTAGTACATCTTCTATGATAGGCGGTGCTTCCACCTTAGCTTCAATTCTGGTGTTTATTGTTTCAGTGCTGCTGATACGATTTATCCTATGGAATAATATTTTAAAAGAGTATAAATCAATTGGAATATATAAAGCTCTTGGTTTTTCTAAAAGAGAAATCCTTAAATTCTACATTATAGGTTATTCAATAACTGCCTTTATTGGAAGTATACTTGGAGCTCTGTGCAGTATTCCTATCTTAAACTATACGGCCTCTAAGATTTTAAAGTATATTGGTGATTTTCAAGATGTAAATATTAACTTTAAGGTTATTCTAGCTACAATAATTTTATTTCCCTTAGTAGTAATTATAAATTTATATTTTGTAATCAAAAGAACCAATAAGATTTCCCCAGTGGAGGCTCTTAGAACTGGTGTTACTTCTTCAAGGGAAAAGCTGACAAAATCACTGATTAAAAACACTACTTTTCCCTTAGCCCTGGCAATAAACGATATGTTTAAATATAAAAAGGTTACTGCTCTTATTACATTGACTTTAACCTTATCGCTAAGCTTAGTATTGCTCTTTGGTAATTTTAATGTAACTATGTCCCAGATGAAGGAAAATACTAATATTTGGCTTGGGCTACCTAAAAGTAATGTAACCATTAGTGCCCCATCGGTTACCTCAGCAGGAGCTTTAAAGGAGGTTTTGAATGAGGTAAAGAAGGATAATAGAGTTAAAAATTATGCTTATGGTTCCATAATGCTAACTGGGGTAGAACTTGATACTAAAAAATATTCTATAAAAAGCACAATATATAATGTGTTTGCCATGAATTCTTATAATAATGATTTAGGTTTTACTATCATTGAGGGTCATAATCCTGAAAATTCTAAGGAAGTAGCTGTTTCTTTAAGAATATTAAAGGAAGCAGGGCTATCTGTAGGAGACTATATAGAGTTATCTATAAATAATAAAAAAGCCTCCTATTTAATATCAGGCTCTTATAGTTCAATGATGTCCAACGGATATGGTATAAGAATATTAAACTCTGCAGTAGAAAAAGAGCTTCCTGAATTTATAGGCAGTGAAATATTTGTAAACCTTAAAGCTGGTACTGATATAGAAGGATTTAAGAAATATATTAATAATAGATATTCCAATTTAGATGCCAGTGATATTCACCCTTTGCTTAAATATAACATTGATTCTATCCCTGGTACCATGCTCCCTATGAGCAATTTATTAACTGTGGTATTTATAGCCTTTTGTTCCATAACAATACTAAATATTATCATAATGAATATTAGAGATAATAGAAGAAACTTTGGAATAATGAAGGCACTAGGCTTTACCACTAAAGAAATAAGAAACAGATATCTATATAGAATATTGATATTAACATTATTTAGTACTATTATATCTATCTTGTTAAATTTAACTGTAGCAAGACCTATGATTGCTGCAGTAATTAGTAATCTAGATGTTTTAATAATATCTCCTATAACAATGCTGCTGCTAATAACGGCTATGGTCCTTTTAATATTAGTAACTACACTTATATGCTGCACCGCTATAAAAAATACTAAGCCTACTGAATTAATGGAGGAGTGATTTTATGAAAACTTCAGTTATAAAAGCTAACAATCTTTGTAAATCCTTTGTCACAGGGAAAACTGCTCTTAATGTGATAAAAAATTTAAATTTAGACATATATGAAGGAGATTTTACTGTAATTATGGGCAGCTCCGGCTCTGGTAAGTCTACGCTGCTATACACCTTAAGTGGTATGGATTCGGCAACCAGCGGTACTGTACAGCTTCTTGATAATGAAATTACTTCAATGAAAGAGGAGGAACTCTCCTTCATTAGAAAGAAAGACATTTCCTTTGTATTTCAAAGTATAAATTTACTGCCAGATATAACTGTGTTTGAAAATATAGCTTATTGCGGTTATGGAGTAAATAAAAATAAGAAAGATATTAATGAAAAAACCTTAAAGCTTCTTGAAACCTTTGGGTTAACAGAGGCCAAGGATAAATACCCTTCGGAAATTTCTGGTGGTATGCAGCAAAGAGTAGCAATGGCCAGGGCCATAATTACCTCTCCCGAAATACTATTTGGAGATGAGCCTACTGGAGCTCTTAACTCCACAGCAGGGGAAGAAGTTCTGGACATATTAACAGACTTAAATAATAAGGGACAAACAGTGGTAATGGTTACCCATGATTTAAAGGCTGCCTCCCGTGCTTCTAGATTAATATACCTTAAAGATGGCAGAATTGACGGTGAATTGTCCTTAGGTAAGTTCTCAAAGGAAGACTACAAAAATAGAGACATTTTAATATTCGAATTTTTAAAGGAAAGAGGGTGGTAAAACTCTCTTTCTTTTATGATAAAATATATTTAGGCATATTCAAATAAATAACTAGTCAATATGCTAGACTATTTATTTTCGTATGCCTTATTAAAGTATTTCGGGGGGATAATATGTCTAATGAAAAAATTCTTATAATTGAGGATGATGAGGATATTAGAAATTTATTAAGAGATTATTTAACAAGTGAAGGTTTCACAGTTCAGTGCTGCCATAATGGAGGAACTGCTGTTTCTGATTTTAACTCCTTTAATCCTGATATTATTATTTTAGATATAATGCTGCCGGAGATTGATGGCATTGAGATCTGCAGAACCATCAGAAGTTCTTCCCATATACCTGTAGTAATGATATCTGCTAAAAGTGGTGATATAGATAAGATTTTATCCTTAGGGGTTGGTGCTGATGATTATATTACTAAACCATTTTCTCCCATGGAGGTAATAGCTAGAATAAAAGCTCATCTTAGAAGATATAAAACATTTTCAACTCCTTTAAAAAATATTCCTGATAAGAAGGAGTTTGGCCAGTTAATTATCGATAGTAAAAGCTATAAAGTAACCTACAAGGATAAAGAGATTCATTTAACCTCTAGGGAATTTGAAATAATAGACTTCCTATCTCAATATCCATCTCAAGTATTCTCAAAGGAACAGCTTTATGATAATGTATGGGGTTTAAGCGGCTTTGGAGATTTAAATACTATCGCCGTTTATGTAAAAAGAATTCGCGAAAAACTTTCTTTATACAATGTAAATTATATTAAGACTGTGTGGGGCGTTGGCTATAAATGGGAGGAGGATTTAGATGAATAACCAAAGCATATCCTTCAAATTAAAAGTGCTGTCTTTATCAATAATTGTATTAATTACTTTTGTTATCATT from Clostridium pasteurianum BC1 includes:
- a CDS encoding DUF4351 domain-containing protein, whose product is MDTKIRNTEDAIMKSVMDVFREDALKFFGVKAKIVSSARTELKNLQITTAFMDYTFLLDDNSFVHLEFQTTDKKDDLSRFLAYDAALHYKENKNVNTIVVYSSDIKKAVTSINIGSIKYSVKAFYMNSIDGDKKLDYLRNKIYNNEILTKQDILTLVFLPIMSSTKNKTDRIVDAITLSKSIKDKEAESNSLALLYAFAEKFVSKENMNKIKEVFRMTELGKLLKQEGIEEGRKQGIEEGRKEELIRTSIKLLTKKFGILPDDIKNKIENSDTTALEIIVDGILDFEKLEDIFKYLK
- a CDS encoding TetR/AcrR family transcriptional regulator, whose amino-acid sequence is MESTKTKINTKEKIFEKAIELFSKKGCNGVSMREIAKGVGIRESSIYNHYKSKDAIIDNIFDYFAGSIKNYRPSELELNEMMDFMSPEDLFKHLVISYGRSLNGKLDSIARIIYSEQFRNEKAKKLMLEVILREPSEFIAKLIDMMMEKKLIKKVDSKLVAEEYNYALVAITFEYAHAVNNGENTAPIIKKMFNNINFICNYLRTNKIK
- a CDS encoding DUF998 domain-containing protein, with the translated sequence MKKIYSIFGMISPLFYLIHVIIGSMLWSGYNNITQPISDLTAADAPNREILSIFTNMYGICGLIFSIGSFNYLKKLKVKIINVSMIIFIAMVLIGVSYGFFPEDMAGATMTFEGFMHLVITALIVPTAILTPLFAGLGFRKLENFKKFSNYSIATSVIIFVSGGMSVIAIANKISIFGAIERINIGSLQLWIFIFALIMFTNHMDKITVRDNF
- a CDS encoding DUF1697 domain-containing protein; translation: MTIYIALLRGINVGGKNIIKMANLRQALESIGLCGVKTYIQSGNVLFKSNEEEEVLRKKIENQIEDVFGFSVKVVLRRAQDLEMIIENCPFSKEAISEAEASSKVESLYVSLLTHAPSEEKIECLNDYRNENDDYIIKGREVFLLFRNSIRNSKLANNLHRLDVPYTVRNWKTINKLMLLAKDMEK
- a CDS encoding CDP-alcohol phosphatidyltransferase family protein, whose protein sequence is MKHIANIISIIRIIVSIIMICFYRNKLLFISLYLICGLSDIMDGYIARKTNTQSSIGAKLDSFADLIMFGVITTFILIKSLDKIAVFLPWVIATAIIRCINMIIAAYKYRSFISLHTLGNKLAGFLVFISPLLFVTFHTVKIFWPVCIISVLSAIEEGAIHLTTDKLDLNRKSIFHHE
- a CDS encoding phage holin; translated protein: MDIKSRLRNKTFILCIIAFIVLVIKTFTNIQIPDNFDTVVNMALSILIGLGIIIDPCSPGISDTKFNLTKNLKTKRRYVLKKDSQDNRDYLFKNLFNNIELPLSIDLREKMPPLFDQGQEGSCTANAGAGDREYMLQKDSIKLSRQFLYNVERIIEGTFPDDNGAQMRTICKALNKYGISEESYLPYNEENLSAAPSEESYKNALQYRISSYYRVLSETEIRQALSQGQAVLLGMIVYENFEDVGSDGLVRMPNKKTEQILGGHSVLIVGYRDNVKNKFKTLINKLIGKSNGYFIVRNSWGENWGDKGYFYLPYEVFSRIKQDIWVIIK
- a CDS encoding ABC transporter permease encodes the protein MWWKKLKKKKLQCFLIGILLFLSSLIFTSSLSMLTSIQGYVNEFYSNDKFYDLICYNANESSTKDVLQWGKSNSAIEDVKAIEAFTSGNDLYHKGKNLKLSMYDIMPIEDIKNLPFGLNKGDSSNNTICPKEGEVWITKLLADNYNIAIGDSLTFKTKTKDVTLKVTSLINDSLQPSPMIGIIILYINKNSAQDFSSFRKATFIFIDNKKGTNVANVEKDLTSAVKVGGFVADKDLLILGSTSTSSMIGGASTLASILVFIVSVLLIRFILWNNILKEYKSIGIYKALGFSKREILKFYIIGYSITAFIGSILGALCSIPILNYTASKILKYIGDFQDVNINFKVILATIILFPLVVIINLYFVIKRTNKISPVEALRTGVTSSREKLTKSLIKNTTFPLALAINDMFKYKKVTALITLTLTLSLSLVLLFGNFNVTMSQMKENTNIWLGLPKSNVTISAPSVTSAGALKEVLNEVKKDNRVKNYAYGSIMLTGVELDTKKYSIKSTIYNVFAMNSYNNDLGFTIIEGHNPENSKEVAVSLRILKEAGLSVGDYIELSINNKKASYLISGSYSSMMSNGYGIRILNSAVEKELPEFIGSEIFVNLKAGTDIEGFKKYINNRYSNLDASDIHPLLKYNIDSIPGTMLPMSNLLTVVFIAFCSITILNIIIMNIRDNRRNFGIMKALGFTTKEIRNRYLYRILILTLFSTIISILLNLTVARPMIAAVISNLDVLIISPITMLLLITAMVLLILVTTLICCTAIKNTKPTELMEE
- a CDS encoding ABC transporter ATP-binding protein — translated: MKTSVIKANNLCKSFVTGKTALNVIKNLNLDIYEGDFTVIMGSSGSGKSTLLYTLSGMDSATSGTVQLLDNEITSMKEEELSFIRKKDISFVFQSINLLPDITVFENIAYCGYGVNKNKKDINEKTLKLLETFGLTEAKDKYPSEISGGMQQRVAMARAIITSPEILFGDEPTGALNSTAGEEVLDILTDLNNKGQTVVMVTHDLKAASRASRLIYLKDGRIDGELSLGKFSKEDYKNRDILIFEFLKERGW
- a CDS encoding response regulator transcription factor, which encodes MSNEKILIIEDDEDIRNLLRDYLTSEGFTVQCCHNGGTAVSDFNSFNPDIIILDIMLPEIDGIEICRTIRSSSHIPVVMISAKSGDIDKILSLGVGADDYITKPFSPMEVIARIKAHLRRYKTFSTPLKNIPDKKEFGQLIIDSKSYKVTYKDKEIHLTSREFEIIDFLSQYPSQVFSKEQLYDNVWGLSGFGDLNTIAVYVKRIREKLSLYNVNYIKTVWGVGYKWEEDLDE